A segment of the Candidatus Caldatribacterium sp. genome:
CGATTTCCCCCTCAATCAGGGCTTTTCCGTTGGCCCGGAAGGGGAAGCGGCCGCAGCGAACCTCGTACCCTTGCGCCTTTGCCTCGTCTTCGGTGAGGCCCACGGAGGCAATCTCGGGGAAGCTGAAGATGCAGTTTGGCACCACCCGGTAGTCCATCGTCACCTTTTCCCCGCAGATATTCCGCACTGCCACTTCTGCTTCCTTGTACGCCACGTGGGCAAGGAGGTACTTCCCGTTCACGTCCCCGGGGGCGTACATCCAGGGAAGAGAGGTCCGCAGGGTCGCATCCGTCACCACTGCTTTCCCGTTCATCTCTACACCGATTTCCTCAAGCCCCAGGTTCTCGGTAGCTGGCGTGCGGCCCACGGCAACAAGGACGTACTCCCCGGAGGCCACACGGTTTGCACCGTTCTCTACGTAGGCCGCCTCGAGTTTTCCGTTTTTCTTCCGAATCTCCTCCACTTTCGCGTTCACGTGGATTTTCATCCCCCGCCGTTCCACAAGGCGGGTGAGAAGGTCTGTCACTTCCCGGTCCACCGGGGGAAGGATTTTGGGCATCATCTCGATGACTTCCACTTCCACCCCAAATCCCTGGAAGATGCACGCCATCTCCATGCCGATGACGCCGCCCCCGATGACGACGATGCTTTTTGGGAGCTCCGGAAGGTCTAAGGCTTTCTCGCTATCGATGACGCCGGGGAGATCGCTCCCTGGAACGGGAAGGGAAGCGGAGCGGGACCCCGAGGCAAGGAGGACAAAGCGGGGCTGGAACTCCCGAATTACTTTTCCGTCTCTCCGTACCTCCACCACCCGCTCCCCTGAGAAAGTGGCAAACCCCTGGACAATTTCAACCTTTGCCCGCTCCAAAAGGAAGCGCACCCCGCCGGTGAGCTGGCGCACAATTTTCTTTTTCCGCTCGAGAATCTTTTCCCAGTCAAGCCCCCGGTACTCGCCAAGGACACCGAA
Coding sequences within it:
- the lpdA gene encoding dihydrolipoyl dehydrogenase, translated to METVDLLVIGGGPAGYAGALRGAQRGLKTVLVEARDLGGTCLNRGCIPTKALFKTQEVAHLVRQAGEFGVLGEYRGLDWEKILERKKKIVRQLTGGVRFLLERAKVEIVQGFATFSGERVVEVRRDGKVIREFQPRFVLLASGSRSASLPVPGSDLPGVIDSEKALDLPELPKSIVVIGGGVIGMEMACIFQGFGVEVEVIEMMPKILPPVDREVTDLLTRLVERRGMKIHVNAKVEEIRKKNGKLEAAYVENGANRVASGEYVLVAVGRTPATENLGLEEIGVEMNGKAVVTDATLRTSLPWMYAPGDVNGKYLLAHVAYKEAEVAVRNICGEKVTMDYRVVPNCIFSFPEIASVGLTEDEAKAQGYEVRCGRFPFRANGKALIEGEI